Proteins encoded in a region of the Streptococcus sanguinis genome:
- a CDS encoding SemiSWEET family transporter, producing MKEKHMLILGWVATFMSVMMYVSYIPQIMNNLAGNKGDFIQPSVAALNCTLWVIYGLFKEKRDIPLAAANMPGIVFGLITAATALM from the coding sequence ATGAAAGAAAAACACATGCTAATCTTGGGCTGGGTGGCTACTTTTATGTCTGTTATGATGTATGTTTCCTATATCCCACAGATTATGAATAATCTAGCTGGCAACAAGGGCGATTTTATCCAGCCTTCAGTAGCTGCTCTAAACTGTACTCTCTGGGTCATTTATGGCCTATTTAAAGAGAAAAGAGACATTCCTTTGGCAGCAGCTAATATGCCGGGCATCGTATTTGGCTTGATTACTGCTGCTACAGCCCTTATGTAA
- a CDS encoding ABC transporter ATP-binding protein encodes MKKPIIQFEDFSFQYQAQSEPTLKQINLTIYEEEKVLIVGPSGSGKSTLGQCLNGIIPNIYKGEASGQLLIKGQSAFESSIYDKSNLVSTVLQDTDGQFIGLSVAEDLAFALENDVMELSLMREKVQTWSEKLDLSELLQHRPQDLSGGQKQRVSLAGVLIDESPILLFDEPLANLDPKSGQDTIDLIDQLHRETATTTLIIEHRLEDVLYRPVDRIVLINDGRILFNGQPDDLLRTQLLAENGIREPLYITTLRQLGVDVEKTEGLSRLDQLQLADVTFEGRNWSDSDKEPQEPLLELEHVSFAYQSVGKPILQDISLKIFKGERIAIVGKNGAGKSTLAKALCQFIETDGSYRWKGQDIKGDSIKERAERIGYVLQNPNQMISAAMIFDEVALGLRLRGLAEAEIEERVHAALKTCGLYEFRSWPISALSFGQKKRVTIASILVLNPEIILLDEPTAGQDQCHYTEMMDFLDELNQQGHTIIMITHDMQLMLDYSDRAVVVVDGQMLADKAPAQVLTDQELIAAAHLKETSIFALAEKIDSDPLALTEFYMQKKEGKHA; translated from the coding sequence ATGAAAAAACCAATTATCCAATTTGAAGACTTTAGCTTTCAATATCAAGCCCAGTCTGAGCCGACCCTGAAGCAGATCAATCTGACTATTTACGAGGAGGAAAAGGTTCTGATTGTTGGTCCGTCTGGCTCTGGTAAATCAACGCTGGGCCAGTGTCTCAATGGAATTATACCTAACATTTATAAAGGAGAGGCCAGCGGTCAGCTCTTGATTAAGGGGCAGTCAGCCTTTGAATCCAGTATTTATGATAAGTCCAATCTAGTCAGCACGGTCTTGCAGGATACGGATGGCCAGTTTATCGGGCTTAGCGTAGCAGAAGATTTGGCCTTTGCGCTGGAAAATGACGTGATGGAGCTGTCGCTTATGCGAGAAAAAGTCCAAACCTGGTCAGAGAAGCTGGATTTATCAGAGCTTTTGCAGCATCGGCCCCAGGATTTATCAGGCGGTCAAAAGCAGCGCGTCAGTTTGGCTGGGGTTTTGATTGACGAGAGTCCTATTCTGCTTTTTGACGAGCCCTTGGCCAATCTGGATCCCAAGTCAGGGCAGGATACCATTGATTTGATTGACCAGCTTCATCGGGAGACAGCAACGACGACTCTGATTATCGAGCACCGCTTGGAAGATGTTCTTTACAGACCGGTAGACAGAATTGTGCTTATCAATGACGGACGCATTCTCTTTAATGGACAGCCAGATGACCTGCTCAGAACACAACTGCTAGCTGAAAATGGCATTCGCGAGCCGCTCTACATTACGACTCTACGCCAGCTGGGTGTTGATGTGGAAAAGACTGAGGGATTGTCCCGTTTGGATCAGTTGCAGCTGGCAGATGTGACCTTTGAGGGAAGAAACTGGTCTGACTCTGACAAAGAGCCTCAGGAGCCTTTACTGGAATTGGAGCACGTTTCCTTTGCTTACCAGAGCGTCGGCAAGCCTATATTGCAGGATATCAGCCTGAAGATTTTCAAGGGTGAGCGGATAGCTATCGTTGGTAAAAATGGAGCTGGTAAGTCAACCCTGGCCAAGGCCCTCTGTCAGTTTATCGAGACTGATGGGAGCTATAGGTGGAAAGGTCAGGACATCAAAGGAGACTCCATCAAGGAGCGAGCTGAGCGGATTGGCTATGTCCTGCAGAATCCCAATCAGATGATTTCGGCAGCCATGATTTTTGATGAAGTGGCCCTAGGCTTGCGCTTGCGCGGACTGGCAGAAGCGGAAATCGAAGAGCGAGTCCATGCAGCTCTCAAGACCTGCGGACTCTATGAATTTCGTAGTTGGCCGATTTCAGCCCTGTCTTTCGGCCAGAAGAAGCGGGTGACCATTGCGTCTATCTTGGTGCTGAATCCAGAGATTATCCTCTTGGATGAGCCGACAGCTGGTCAAGACCAGTGCCATTATACAGAGATGATGGACTTTCTAGACGAGCTCAACCAGCAGGGACATACGATTATCATGATTACGCACGATATGCAGCTGATGCTGGATTACTCAGATCGGGCAGTGGTTGTGGTGGATGGTCAGATGTTAGCCGATAAGGCGCCTGCTCAGGTGCTGACAGATCAAGAGTTGATTGCAGCGGCTCATCTAAAAGAAACGTCAATCTTTGCTCTGGCTGAGAAGATTGATTCCGACCCTCTGGCTTTGACCGAGTTTTATATGCAAAAAAAGGAGGGCAAGCATGCTTAA
- a CDS encoding TfoX/Sxy family protein produces MAYSESLAQQVRAILATDLPPHVFEEELEEKKMFGGLAFMVRGKMTVTVSSRSQELVMVRIGKELEKQVLPKNGASVTVMKGRLYHGYIDLDGEGQKELPYWIKLALSYNQELTQQDKK; encoded by the coding sequence ATGGCTTATAGTGAATCCTTAGCCCAGCAAGTCCGTGCCATTTTAGCTACTGATCTTCCTCCTCATGTTTTTGAAGAAGAGCTAGAAGAGAAGAAGATGTTTGGTGGCTTGGCTTTTATGGTTCGAGGTAAGATGACCGTTACTGTGAGTTCGAGAAGTCAAGAGCTTGTCATGGTACGCATCGGTAAGGAACTGGAAAAGCAGGTCCTGCCTAAAAATGGTGCCAGTGTCACAGTGATGAAGGGTAGGCTTTATCATGGCTATATTGATTTAGATGGCGAAGGACAAAAGGAACTGCCTTACTGGATCAAGCTAGCCTTGTCCTACAATCAGGAGCTGACGCAGCAGGATAAAAAGTAA
- a CDS encoding helix-turn-helix transcriptional regulator, whose amino-acid sequence MSKAIMEEVAAYLRQHADEELSLTDLAQHFHYSPSHLSRTFKKKMGFSIKQYMEALKMEKGIQEIVESRQNVTETSMEAGYDSLGSFSNTFKRHTGLSPKKYYQESTKAYDFMVKQLDEKGALLHQDPDCKSGNRLTVALSYPEGYEPRLSCVGLFKTRIPKEEPVIGVALSQERQFTFENVPDGHYYLLACELLEDLRLTKNYVLKHNFRWGSDEPLTFSGDSIYQEEISMRRPLPSDPPITVNLPVLIMRSLAKQAQLRIRKFLS is encoded by the coding sequence AAGAAGTGGCTGCCTATCTGCGTCAGCATGCAGATGAAGAGCTGAGTCTGACAGATTTGGCTCAGCATTTCCATTATAGTCCTTCCCATCTATCCAGAACTTTCAAGAAAAAGATGGGCTTTTCTATCAAGCAATATATGGAAGCTCTTAAGATGGAAAAAGGGATCCAGGAGATTGTAGAAAGCCGGCAAAATGTGACCGAGACCTCTATGGAAGCTGGTTATGATAGTCTAGGCAGTTTTTCCAATACTTTTAAGCGGCATACTGGACTTTCGCCTAAAAAATACTACCAAGAATCAACCAAGGCTTATGATTTTATGGTAAAACAGCTGGATGAGAAGGGAGCTTTGTTACATCAGGATCCCGACTGTAAAAGTGGCAATAGGCTGACTGTGGCGCTATCTTATCCTGAGGGGTATGAACCACGCCTTAGCTGTGTCGGGCTGTTTAAAACCCGAATACCCAAAGAAGAGCCGGTTATCGGAGTAGCACTGAGTCAGGAGAGACAGTTTACTTTTGAAAATGTACCGGATGGCCACTACTATCTTTTGGCCTGTGAATTGCTGGAGGATTTACGCCTAACTAAAAACTATGTCTTGAAGCATAACTTTCGCTGGGGCAGCGATGAGCCTCTCACTTTTTCAGGCGATAGCATCTATCAGGAGGAAATCAGCATGCGCAGGCCCTTGCCCAGTGATCCACCTATTACAGTTAATCTTCCAGTTTTAATCATGCGTTCCCTAGCCAAACAAGCGCAATTGAGAATAAGAAAATTTTTATCCTAA
- a CDS encoding nucleoside phosphorylase: MILEEFDQSRKAIINPEDLNESIEGFPETAVSCFARETFARMLADFEHELITTTSMANIEIPIYRVFVDGRELALFNAPVGASACVAILEDLIAFGMKKLVLFGTCGILDEEIKETSIIIPTEALRDEGTSYHYQPASREQEVNLDLKDFLTAFLDERGISHSKGKVWTTDGIYRETPAKLRQRKAEGAICVDMECSAVAALAAFREITVCQFFYAADHLSEEAWDMRNLANHADLDEKDKIANLAIQIALAL, encoded by the coding sequence ATGATACTTGAAGAATTTGACCAAAGTCGCAAGGCCATCATCAACCCAGAAGACTTGAATGAATCCATAGAAGGCTTTCCGGAGACGGCTGTTTCCTGCTTTGCCAGAGAGACTTTTGCGCGGATGTTGGCGGATTTTGAACATGAGCTGATTACGACGACTAGCATGGCAAATATTGAAATTCCTATCTATCGTGTTTTCGTGGATGGACGGGAACTGGCTCTCTTCAATGCACCTGTTGGAGCTTCGGCTTGTGTAGCCATTCTGGAAGACTTGATTGCGTTTGGCATGAAGAAGCTGGTTCTTTTCGGTACTTGCGGCATCTTGGATGAGGAGATTAAGGAAACGTCCATCATTATCCCGACGGAGGCCCTGCGTGATGAGGGGACTAGCTATCACTACCAGCCAGCTAGCCGTGAGCAGGAAGTCAATCTTGACTTGAAAGACTTTTTGACGGCTTTTCTGGATGAGCGCGGTATTTCCCATAGCAAGGGCAAGGTCTGGACGACAGACGGCATTTACCGTGAGACGCCAGCTAAGCTTCGCCAGAGAAAGGCTGAGGGAGCTATCTGTGTGGATATGGAATGCTCAGCTGTAGCAGCTTTAGCAGCTTTTCGAGAGATAACCGTCTGCCAGTTCTTTTATGCAGCAGACCACTTGTCTGAGGAAGCTTGGGATATGCGCAACCTTGCCAATCATGCAGACTTAGACGAAAAAGATAAGATTGCCAATCTAGCGATTCAAATCGCTCTGGCACTATAG
- a CDS encoding ABC transporter ATP-binding protein — MLLEAHNLSKSYQENQEPILRDLSLEIESGQFIAIMGPSGCGKSTLLNLLSTIDKPDQGQILYQGQDLLAMKDKDLDRLRREAFGFVFQQATFLKNLNILDNICLPSIIGKKGSERKAAYERAKELMALTGIKDIAHRSIHQVSGGQLQRAGICRALMNQPRIIFADEPTGALNSQAGRQAMELMQHFHQQGASILLVTHDASVATYADKVLLILDGKIKKEVLFDPAANQDERRQLLLAELNQIGI; from the coding sequence ATGTTATTAGAAGCACATAACCTCAGCAAAAGCTATCAGGAAAATCAGGAGCCCATTCTCCGTGATTTGTCGCTAGAGATTGAAAGCGGCCAATTCATCGCCATCATGGGGCCGTCCGGCTGCGGGAAATCCACTCTTCTCAATCTTCTGTCCACCATTGACAAACCTGACCAAGGCCAGATTCTTTACCAGGGACAGGACTTGCTAGCTATGAAAGACAAGGACTTAGACCGCCTTCGCAGAGAGGCTTTCGGCTTTGTCTTCCAGCAGGCAACCTTCCTGAAAAATCTCAATATCCTAGACAATATCTGCCTACCAAGTATCATTGGTAAGAAAGGCAGTGAGCGAAAGGCAGCCTATGAGCGAGCCAAGGAGTTAATGGCTCTGACTGGCATTAAGGACATTGCTCACCGCTCTATCCATCAGGTATCGGGCGGCCAGCTCCAGCGAGCCGGCATCTGCCGGGCTCTCATGAACCAGCCTCGAATCATTTTTGCTGACGAGCCGACAGGAGCGCTCAACTCTCAGGCTGGCCGTCAAGCTATGGAGCTCATGCAGCACTTCCACCAGCAGGGCGCAAGTATTCTCCTGGTGACGCATGATGCCAGCGTGGCTACCTATGCAGACAAGGTCCTGCTCATTTTAGATGGCAAGATAAAAAAAGAAGTTCTATTTGACCCAGCTGCTAATCAGGATGAGCGACGTCAGCTGCTCTTGGCGGAGCTCAATCAGATTGGCATATAA
- a CDS encoding DUF4299 family protein, protein MSISFYIQNRKGLFSYKAVETPLSLVSLVEGLEVVGLEGDKAYQSLDQVGTFLAVYWEGAGRGFEVYYLPDRETYQVRVLTPSTVGDWKGAILFMSRLAQKMKQDIVDEYGTTYTADGIFNIDFEADILYGLNDARVAAAPMHVFEGYAHDLYMSQEKLLELFKAEDPVEEFGRQMAEMQQVQSQFSTPKYYKDRGGKYLGSYVLAEGVDTVLPTQPMPKGYLIKEMIESGASQDMEWHLHILIEDASSPQGYKYLTTKDLKAFLEKIPDTHRTYLDSSQIRIQPLSRLELEAILNQLPDGEPKF, encoded by the coding sequence ATGAGTATTTCTTTTTACATTCAGAATCGAAAGGGTTTGTTTAGCTATAAGGCCGTGGAAACACCCTTGTCCCTGGTTTCCTTAGTAGAAGGTCTTGAGGTCGTAGGTCTCGAGGGAGATAAGGCTTATCAATCCTTGGATCAGGTCGGAACTTTTCTGGCTGTCTACTGGGAAGGGGCAGGCCGCGGGTTTGAAGTTTATTATCTGCCAGACCGGGAAACCTACCAGGTTCGTGTCTTGACACCATCAACGGTGGGCGATTGGAAAGGGGCTATTCTCTTCATGAGTCGTTTGGCTCAGAAGATGAAGCAGGATATTGTCGATGAATACGGCACCACTTATACCGCTGACGGGATTTTTAATATTGATTTTGAAGCGGATATTCTCTACGGCCTGAACGATGCCAGAGTTGCAGCTGCGCCTATGCATGTTTTCGAAGGCTATGCTCATGATTTGTACATGTCGCAGGAAAAACTTCTGGAACTTTTCAAGGCTGAAGATCCTGTGGAGGAGTTTGGCAGGCAGATGGCTGAGATGCAGCAGGTCCAGAGTCAATTTTCTACTCCGAAGTACTATAAGGATCGGGGTGGGAAATACCTGGGCTCTTATGTCTTGGCAGAAGGAGTGGACACAGTTCTTCCAACTCAGCCCATGCCCAAGGGCTACCTGATTAAAGAGATGATTGAGAGCGGTGCTAGTCAAGACATGGAATGGCATCTTCATATCCTGATAGAGGATGCCAGCAGTCCGCAGGGCTATAAATACTTGACAACAAAGGATTTAAAAGCTTTTTTGGAGAAGATTCCAGACACTCACCGCACCTATCTGGATTCCAGTCAGATTCGGATTCAGCCACTTAGTCGACTGGAACTGGAAGCCATTTTGAATCAGCTTCCCGATGGAGAACCGAAGTTTTAG
- a CDS encoding VOC family protein → MKLDVFLSFNGQAEEAFRFYADLFQTEIKGLVRASEMMDPADLPAEKRDKLAWIALDTENLTLHGEDVGIFNDLSIPSNHQPNQWLVLSPDSREEADELFAKLAEGGQILYPLEEQAFAEFYGRLIDRFGIGWDVMK, encoded by the coding sequence ATGAAATTAGACGTGTTTTTAAGTTTTAATGGTCAGGCCGAAGAAGCTTTTCGTTTTTATGCTGACCTTTTTCAGACAGAGATTAAGGGACTTGTCCGAGCCAGTGAGATGATGGATCCAGCTGACCTTCCTGCAGAAAAACGGGATAAGCTTGCCTGGATTGCTTTAGATACGGAAAACTTAACCCTGCATGGTGAAGATGTAGGCATTTTTAACGACCTATCTATTCCTAGCAATCATCAGCCCAATCAATGGTTAGTTCTGAGCCCAGACAGTAGAGAAGAAGCCGATGAGCTCTTTGCCAAGCTTGCTGAAGGTGGGCAAATTCTCTATCCTTTAGAGGAACAAGCTTTCGCAGAGTTTTATGGCCGCTTGATTGACCGTTTTGGTATCGGCTGGGATGTGATGAAATGA
- a CDS encoding energy-coupling factor transporter transmembrane component T family protein: MLNQRKLIGYHAGETFLHSLSGASKMLFFVLVSVAAMISYDTRFLLGLALLSLCLFRLSRIRIRDISFVLVFAASFAALNLVMVYLFAPQYGVDIYGAKDVLWTGWGAYNLTAQELFYLFNLLLKYVSTIPLAVIFLMTTHPSQFASSLHQLGISYKIAYAVSLTLRYIPDLQEEFFLIRMSQEARGQELSKKAKLSQRVKGNLQIIIPLIFSSLERINTIATAMELRRFGKNKKRTWYTYQALSRRDMLVLTLAVTFLLLCFALFAVNHGRFYNPWR; this comes from the coding sequence ATGCTTAATCAGCGAAAATTAATCGGCTACCATGCAGGCGAGACGTTTCTTCATAGTCTGTCCGGTGCCAGCAAGATGCTGTTCTTCGTTCTGGTATCAGTGGCGGCCATGATTAGTTACGATACTCGCTTTTTGCTGGGGCTAGCCCTGCTGTCCCTCTGTCTCTTTCGGCTGTCCCGTATCCGCATCCGAGACATTTCATTTGTTTTAGTCTTTGCGGCATCCTTTGCTGCTCTTAACTTAGTGATGGTCTATCTTTTTGCGCCTCAGTATGGTGTTGATATCTATGGAGCCAAAGATGTCCTCTGGACCGGATGGGGAGCTTATAATCTAACAGCTCAGGAGCTGTTCTACCTCTTTAATCTCCTGCTCAAGTATGTTTCTACTATACCTCTGGCAGTGATTTTCCTCATGACAACCCATCCCAGTCAGTTTGCTTCCAGCCTTCATCAGCTTGGTATTTCCTATAAAATTGCTTACGCAGTCAGTCTGACGCTCCGCTATATTCCAGATTTGCAGGAAGAATTTTTCCTGATTCGGATGTCTCAGGAAGCGCGTGGTCAGGAATTATCCAAGAAAGCCAAACTGTCTCAGCGCGTGAAGGGAAATTTGCAGATTATCATTCCGCTGATTTTCAGCTCACTAGAGCGCATCAATACCATTGCCACGGCCATGGAGCTGCGCCGTTTCGGAAAAAATAAAAAACGCACCTGGTATACCTATCAGGCTCTAAGCAGACGAGATATGCTGGTGCTGACACTGGCAGTCACCTTTCTATTGCTCTGCTTTGCCCTCTTCGCAGTCAATCACGGTCGCTTTTACAATCCGTGGAGATAG
- the rsmG gene encoding 16S rRNA (guanine(527)-N(7))-methyltransferase RsmG: MTPQEFYQLLSQQGIELTDRQKDQFERYFELLVEWNEKINLTAITEKNEVYLKHFYDSIAPVLQGLIGNQELKLLDIGAGAGFPSLPMKIICPQLDVTIIDSLNKRINFLKLLAEELELDKVHFYHGRAEDFAQDKAFRAQFDLVTARAVARMQVLSELTIPYLKVDGKLLALKASNAPEELEEAKNALNLLFSKVQDNLSYALPNGDPRFITVVEKKKETPNKYPRKAGMPNKRPL, translated from the coding sequence ATGACACCGCAAGAATTTTACCAGCTATTGAGCCAGCAGGGAATCGAGCTGACCGACCGCCAGAAAGACCAGTTTGAGCGTTATTTTGAACTCTTGGTCGAATGGAATGAAAAAATCAATCTGACAGCTATCACCGAGAAGAATGAAGTCTATCTCAAGCATTTCTATGATTCAATAGCGCCCGTTTTGCAAGGCCTGATTGGTAATCAAGAGCTTAAGCTGCTGGACATCGGAGCCGGTGCTGGCTTTCCCAGCCTTCCTATGAAAATCATCTGCCCCCAGCTGGATGTGACTATCATTGACTCGCTCAACAAACGCATCAACTTCCTCAAACTGCTGGCAGAGGAGCTGGAGCTGGACAAGGTTCATTTCTACCACGGCCGCGCAGAAGACTTTGCTCAGGACAAGGCTTTTCGGGCCCAATTTGACCTCGTCACCGCCCGTGCAGTCGCTCGGATGCAGGTTCTGTCTGAACTGACCATTCCCTATCTAAAAGTTGACGGGAAGCTCTTGGCTCTCAAAGCTTCTAATGCTCCAGAGGAACTGGAAGAAGCAAAAAATGCCCTCAACTTACTCTTTAGCAAGGTTCAAGACAACCTCAGCTATGCCCTGCCAAACGGTGACCCCCGCTTTATCACAGTGGTTGAAAAGAAGAAAGAAACGCCCAACAAATACCCCCGCAAGGCCGGTATGCCAAATAAAAGACCATTATAA